Proteins encoded by one window of Nocardia goodfellowii:
- the mycP gene encoding type VII secretion-associated serine protease mycosin, producing the protein MAQADRPIVDATLLPPGDPAVPPHKTERPSSGTCNSTVKAGDGASIPTAQRALDLERAWKFSKGAGQIVAVIDTGVVRHPRLPGLMAEGDYVANPGDGTEDCDAHGTFVAGLIAASQVEGQGFAGVAPEARIMTIRQTSTKYQKEGASRDKGPDEMPEGYGSVGTMASAIVRAVDNGATVINISETWCGTSSSADGVVGAAVEYAVNRNVVVVAAAGNSDGACKSPVNKVINPLDPTSDPWSDSNSPLKVAPARWDDYVLSVGSIDSNGAASSFTVPGPWLSVAAPGENMTSLNPIQDDKGQWGTATGKLNERGEQMPITGTSFAAPIVSGVVALVRARFPELTAREVMKRIQATAHAPAEGWNPYVGYGAVDPIAALTDEVTGELPPKRPTPAKSQQLAVPKAPTPPDNTARNVALIGTGVIGGALILGYLASFPIRRRFGVRSDDA; encoded by the coding sequence GTGGCGCAGGCGGACCGGCCCATCGTCGATGCGACCCTGCTGCCACCCGGTGATCCAGCGGTACCGCCGCACAAAACTGAGCGACCGTCCTCCGGTACCTGCAACAGCACCGTGAAGGCCGGTGACGGCGCCTCGATCCCCACCGCGCAACGTGCACTGGACCTCGAGCGCGCTTGGAAGTTCTCCAAAGGCGCAGGGCAGATCGTGGCGGTCATCGACACCGGTGTCGTGCGGCATCCCAGGCTGCCTGGGCTCATGGCCGAGGGCGACTATGTCGCGAACCCCGGTGATGGAACCGAGGATTGCGATGCGCACGGAACTTTCGTGGCGGGCCTGATCGCCGCCTCCCAGGTCGAGGGCCAAGGCTTCGCGGGTGTGGCGCCGGAAGCGCGGATCATGACGATCCGTCAGACATCCACCAAGTACCAGAAGGAAGGCGCGTCGAGGGACAAGGGCCCCGATGAGATGCCCGAAGGTTACGGCAGTGTGGGCACCATGGCCTCCGCGATTGTTCGAGCGGTCGACAATGGCGCGACAGTCATCAACATTTCCGAGACTTGGTGTGGGACAAGCAGTTCCGCTGACGGCGTCGTCGGCGCGGCGGTGGAGTACGCCGTGAACCGTAACGTGGTCGTGGTAGCGGCCGCAGGTAATAGCGATGGCGCTTGCAAATCTCCGGTAAACAAGGTGATCAATCCGCTCGACCCCACCTCCGACCCATGGTCGGACAGCAATAGCCCGCTGAAGGTCGCACCTGCCCGATGGGACGACTATGTTCTCTCGGTCGGCTCCATCGATTCCAACGGCGCGGCTTCGTCGTTCACTGTGCCCGGTCCCTGGCTGAGCGTGGCCGCCCCGGGCGAGAACATGACCTCGCTCAATCCGATTCAGGATGACAAGGGGCAATGGGGGACCGCCACCGGCAAACTCAATGAGCGTGGTGAGCAGATGCCGATCACCGGGACCAGTTTCGCCGCACCGATCGTCTCCGGAGTGGTCGCGTTAGTGCGGGCCCGCTTCCCGGAGCTGACCGCACGTGAAGTGATGAAACGGATTCAAGCTACTGCGCACGCTCCCGCCGAAGGTTGGAACCCTTACGTCGGCTACGGCGCGGTTGATCCGATCGCGGCACTCACCGACGAGGTCACCGGCGAACTCCCGCCCAAGCGCCCCACCCCCGCCAAGAGTCAACAACTCGCGGTACCGAAGGCACCGACCCCACCGGACAACACTGCCCGGAATGTGGCGTTGATCGGAACAGGGGTCATCGGCGGGGCCTTGATTCTGGGCTACCTGGCGTCGTTCCCCATCAGGCGCAGGTTCGGCGTCCGCTCCGACGACGCCTGA
- the eccCa gene encoding type VII secretion protein EccCa produces MSTVRFQRRARREMPRTPGGEVTLQPPPEIPRVTPGNLLMKLMPVVMIIGMVGMMALLITNQGGLGSIGSNPMTMMFPLMMMFSMVGMFAGQGGGKGQKAAEANEDRKDYLRYLDQVRRDVNETAKQQRASVEWSHPEPALIWMLAGTSRMWERRAGDKDFCHARIGIGGQRLATRLVAPETGPVEELEPIAAVSLRRFVRAHSTVPDLPTAIAVKGFATIALDGERAEARDMTRAMLLQLCMFQAPDQVLVAIVAGPDTAREWEWTKWLPHTQHPDAQDGIGTQRMFYGSIREAMTGLHPMLATRVRYSRNQPANANLVHIVIVVDGGLLEAEDDQLRESGYEGVTIIDLCGYAPRLAVSRGIKMVIENGECIGRGATGNQERFATIDRISVQQAQQVARRLAPYRAATQKSSDVESSEAEVISTWAQLMNLGDIGTFNPEHAWRPRYGRERLRVPFGVGADGLPVELDIKEAAESGMGPHGLCIGATGSGKSEFLRTLVLSLLATHSPDQLNLVLVDFKGGATFLGLDGVPHVAAVITNLEEEADLVDRMRDALAGEMNRRQEVLRQAGNFANVSEYEKARAAGADLDPLPALFVVLDEFSELLTQHPDFAELFVMIGRLGRSLHVHLLLASQRLEEGKLKGLESHLSYRIGLKTFSANESRQVLGVPDAYNLPGIPGGGYLKSDSGEIQRFQASYVSGPYVGGGSQRDVTQAGVAGGEIDVKARPFTAHHVDFRAIDRVPLPAGTGGEETEHVNEEGEQISNLNMLVSRIRGHGRPAHEIWLPPLDEAPTLDALNPRSILTGEYSAIATLRAPIGIVDRPYDQRRDNLVVDLAGARGNVAIVGGPQSGKSTALRTLIMSMSMTHTAEQVQFYCLDFGGGTLASLQGLPHVGSVAGRMDEDKVRRTVAEMTSIVRAREQRFRALNIESMQEFRRLRSLDPGSSPAAAGAHEDPFGDVFLVIDGFGSIRQDFDPLEQPIMNLAVQGLSYGVHVVIALARWAEARPALKDQIGTRIELRLGDPMDSDFGRKFAALVPQGRPGRGMTAETLHMLTGLPRIDGSSDLNTLGQAVAEAVSTIARLTPGRPAPAARMLPELLHRDQLLQAAGNFPSQVDRSRRNARIPIGINEAELAPVYLDFNETPHFIILGDTESGKTTLLRSIIEGIAASNTPDTARFIVGDYRRGLLGMIPQGYQAGYGSTAPQFTQNMADLAAYLEKRQAPADVTPQQLRERSWLTGPELYVIIDDYDLVATSMGDPVAPLVEYIPHARDVGFHLIIARRAGGAGRAMYGGALARMKDLGSAGLLMSCPKDEGVLLGTVRPSPLPPGRGTFITRNSQGLIQTAWMPQVE; encoded by the coding sequence TTGAGTACGGTCAGGTTTCAGCGTCGTGCGCGCCGGGAGATGCCACGAACCCCCGGCGGCGAGGTCACGCTGCAACCACCGCCCGAAATCCCCCGGGTGACACCGGGCAATCTGCTCATGAAGCTGATGCCCGTCGTGATGATCATCGGCATGGTCGGCATGATGGCTCTGCTCATCACCAATCAGGGCGGTCTGGGTTCGATCGGCTCCAACCCGATGACCATGATGTTCCCGCTCATGATGATGTTCTCCATGGTCGGCATGTTCGCCGGTCAGGGCGGCGGCAAGGGCCAGAAGGCGGCCGAGGCCAACGAGGATCGCAAGGATTACCTGCGCTACCTCGATCAGGTCCGCCGCGATGTCAACGAAACCGCCAAGCAGCAGCGCGCTTCCGTCGAGTGGAGTCATCCCGAGCCCGCGCTGATCTGGATGCTCGCCGGCACCAGCCGCATGTGGGAGCGCCGGGCCGGCGACAAGGATTTCTGTCACGCGCGCATCGGCATCGGCGGTCAGCGCCTGGCAACTCGCCTCGTCGCGCCGGAGACCGGACCGGTCGAAGAGCTGGAACCCATTGCGGCAGTGTCGCTTCGGCGCTTCGTGCGCGCGCACTCCACGGTTCCGGACCTGCCCACCGCCATCGCGGTGAAGGGCTTCGCGACCATTGCCCTGGACGGCGAGCGCGCCGAGGCCCGCGACATGACGCGCGCGATGCTGTTGCAGCTCTGCATGTTCCAAGCGCCCGACCAGGTGCTGGTCGCCATCGTGGCGGGCCCGGACACCGCGCGCGAGTGGGAGTGGACCAAATGGCTTCCGCACACCCAGCATCCGGACGCCCAGGACGGCATCGGGACCCAGCGCATGTTCTACGGCTCCATCCGGGAGGCGATGACCGGCCTGCATCCGATGCTCGCCACCCGGGTGCGCTATTCCCGTAACCAGCCCGCGAACGCCAACCTGGTGCACATCGTGATCGTCGTCGACGGCGGCCTGCTCGAGGCCGAGGACGACCAGCTGCGTGAATCCGGCTACGAGGGCGTCACCATCATCGACCTGTGCGGTTACGCACCGCGCCTGGCGGTTTCGCGCGGTATCAAGATGGTCATCGAGAACGGTGAGTGCATCGGCCGCGGCGCCACCGGCAACCAGGAACGTTTCGCCACGATCGACCGGATCAGCGTCCAGCAGGCGCAGCAGGTGGCCCGCCGCCTGGCCCCGTACCGGGCGGCCACCCAGAAATCCAGCGATGTGGAATCCAGTGAAGCCGAGGTTATTTCGACCTGGGCGCAGCTGATGAACCTGGGCGATATCGGTACCTTCAACCCCGAACACGCCTGGCGTCCACGCTACGGCCGCGAACGTCTGCGTGTTCCGTTCGGCGTCGGCGCCGACGGGCTGCCGGTGGAACTCGACATCAAGGAAGCCGCGGAAAGCGGTATGGGCCCGCACGGCCTGTGTATCGGCGCGACCGGTTCCGGTAAGTCGGAATTCCTTCGCACCCTTGTGCTTTCGCTGCTCGCGACGCATTCCCCGGACCAGCTCAACCTGGTCCTGGTCGACTTCAAGGGTGGTGCGACCTTCCTCGGCCTGGACGGTGTGCCGCACGTCGCCGCGGTCATCACCAACCTCGAGGAGGAAGCCGACCTCGTCGACCGTATGCGCGACGCGCTGGCCGGTGAGATGAACCGCCGCCAGGAAGTGCTGCGGCAGGCCGGTAACTTCGCCAACGTCTCCGAGTACGAGAAGGCCCGTGCCGCGGGCGCCGACCTGGATCCGTTGCCCGCGCTGTTCGTGGTGCTGGACGAGTTCTCCGAATTGCTCACCCAGCACCCGGATTTCGCGGAGCTGTTCGTGATGATCGGTCGTCTGGGCCGCTCGCTGCATGTGCACCTGCTGCTGGCCTCGCAGCGCTTGGAAGAGGGCAAGCTCAAGGGCCTGGAGTCGCACCTGTCCTACCGCATCGGTCTGAAGACGTTCTCCGCCAACGAATCCCGTCAGGTCCTCGGTGTCCCTGACGCGTACAACCTGCCCGGTATCCCCGGTGGCGGTTACCTCAAGTCCGATTCGGGTGAGATCCAGCGCTTCCAGGCCTCCTACGTCTCCGGCCCGTATGTCGGTGGCGGATCGCAGCGCGACGTGACCCAGGCGGGTGTCGCGGGTGGTGAAATCGATGTCAAGGCAAGGCCTTTCACCGCGCATCACGTCGACTTCCGGGCCATCGACCGGGTGCCGCTGCCCGCCGGCACGGGCGGCGAGGAGACCGAGCACGTCAACGAGGAAGGCGAGCAGATCTCCAACCTCAACATGCTCGTCTCGCGCATCCGCGGCCACGGCCGCCCGGCGCACGAGATCTGGCTGCCGCCGCTGGACGAGGCGCCCACTCTGGACGCGCTCAACCCGCGCTCCATCCTCACCGGCGAGTACTCGGCGATCGCGACCTTGCGCGCGCCCATCGGCATCGTCGACCGTCCCTACGACCAGCGGCGGGACAACCTGGTGGTGGATCTGGCCGGCGCCCGCGGCAACGTGGCCATCGTCGGTGGTCCGCAGTCCGGTAAGTCGACCGCGCTGCGCACCCTGATCATGTCGATGTCCATGACGCACACCGCCGAACAGGTGCAGTTCTACTGCCTCGACTTCGGTGGCGGCACCCTGGCCAGCCTCCAGGGCCTGCCGCACGTCGGTTCCGTCGCGGGCCGCATGGACGAGGACAAGGTCCGGCGCACCGTCGCCGAGATGACGTCGATCGTGCGGGCGCGCGAGCAGCGGTTCCGCGCCCTCAATATCGAGTCGATGCAGGAGTTCCGGCGGCTGCGGTCGCTGGATCCGGGCAGCAGCCCGGCCGCCGCCGGCGCGCACGAGGACCCGTTCGGTGACGTCTTCCTGGTGATCGACGGTTTCGGCTCGATCCGGCAGGATTTCGACCCGCTCGAACAACCGATCATGAACCTTGCGGTGCAGGGTCTTTCGTACGGCGTGCACGTCGTCATCGCGCTGGCTCGCTGGGCCGAAGCCCGTCCGGCGCTGAAGGACCAGATCGGAACCCGGATCGAGCTGCGCCTGGGTGACCCGATGGACTCCGATTTCGGCCGCAAGTTCGCGGCCCTGGTTCCGCAGGGCCGCCCGGGTCGCGGTATGACCGCGGAGACCTTGCACATGCTGACCGGCCTGCCGCGCATCGACGGCAGCTCGGACCTGAACACCCTGGGTCAGGCTGTCGCCGAAGCGGTTTCGACCATCGCCCGGCTCACCCCGGGCCGCCCGGCGCCCGCCGCGCGCATGCTGCCCGAACTGCTGCACCGCGACCAGCTGCTACAGGCCGCCGGAAATTTCCCGTCCCAGGTCGATCGGAGCCGCCGCAACGCGCGCATCCCGATCGGTATCAACGAAGCCGAGCTGGCGCCGGTGTATCTCGATTTCAACGAGACACCGCACTTCATCATCCTCGGCGATACCGAATCCGGGAAGACCACGCTGCTGCGCTCGATCATCGAGGGCATCGCGGCGTCGAATACGCCGGACACGGCTCGGTTCATCGTCGGCGACTACCGCCGCGGCCTGCTGGGGATGATCCCGCAGGGCTACCAGGCCGGCTACGGCTCCACCGCGCCGCAGTTCACTCAGAACATGGCCGATCTGGCGGCTTACCTGGAGAAGCGCCAGGCTCCCGCCGATGTGACGCCGCAGCAGCTGCGGGAGCGTTCCTGGCTGACCGGGCCGGAACTGTATGTGATCATCGACGACTACGACTTGGTCGCCACCTCCATGGGCGACCCGGTCGCGCCGCTGGTCGAATACATTCCGCACGCACGGGATGTCGGATTCCATCTGATCATCGCCCGCCGGGCCGGCGGCGCGGGTCGTGCCATGTACGGCGGCGCGCTCGCGCGGATGAAGGATCTCGGGTCCGCGGGTCTGCTGATGAGCTGCCCGAAGGATGAGGGCGTGCTGCTGGGCACCGTTCGCCCGAGCCCGCTGCCGCCGGGCCGGGGCACTTTCATCACCCGTAACTCGCAGGGCCTCATCCAGACGGCCTGGATGCCGCAGGTCGAGTGA
- the eccB gene encoding type VII secretion protein EccB, protein MPSKPTTRWQVSGYRFLVRRMEHALVRRDVRMLHDPMRSQSRAYGVGLVLGIVVLAGCGILALLRPQDKIGSNTLLIGKESGGVYVVIDNVVHPALNLASARLASGESGKAATVKESELGKKPRGQLIGIPGAPATLRFDKDGKGRTWSVCDVRTGAGSTDLTTTVVAGNPELGAKASVLPAGKALLVKAKDKTYLVYDSKRAEVDMNERAVTDALGITGEKVQKVSEGLLNAIPEVLPLKAPKFENRGGSVSYTINNHRIGDVVQVPTENDKYYVVLADGLQQVSKLTADIIRNSNPQISEDTRISQAERTAADVSRALQVEDYPAVAPELVPQDDQLVSCMSWKPIPEAADNKDGKRADLNILTGVKLPIPDNAKTVPLAQADGSGANADSVYIPPATGAFVQTTGIEPDSRRKDSMFYIADTGVRFGIKNADAQKALGMDTDSGVKPEPAPWPIVGLLANGPTLGREEAMVAHDGVAADPNPAQQTVGKASG, encoded by the coding sequence ATGCCTTCAAAACCCACTACGCGCTGGCAGGTGAGCGGTTACCGCTTCCTGGTGCGGCGGATGGAGCACGCCTTGGTGCGCCGGGACGTGCGCATGCTGCACGATCCGATGCGTTCCCAGTCGCGCGCCTACGGCGTCGGCCTGGTGCTGGGCATTGTCGTGCTGGCCGGTTGCGGCATTCTGGCGCTGCTCCGCCCGCAGGACAAAATCGGCAGCAACACCTTGCTGATCGGCAAGGAATCCGGCGGTGTCTACGTGGTCATCGACAATGTCGTGCACCCGGCGTTGAACCTCGCTTCGGCCCGGCTGGCCTCCGGTGAATCGGGCAAGGCCGCCACCGTAAAAGAATCCGAACTCGGCAAGAAGCCGCGCGGCCAGTTGATCGGGATTCCCGGCGCGCCCGCCACACTGCGTTTCGACAAGGACGGGAAGGGCCGCACCTGGTCCGTCTGTGATGTCCGTACCGGCGCCGGCAGCACCGACCTGACCACCACCGTCGTCGCCGGAAATCCGGAACTGGGCGCGAAGGCCTCGGTGCTGCCCGCGGGTAAGGCGCTGCTGGTGAAGGCCAAGGACAAGACCTACCTGGTCTACGACAGCAAGCGCGCCGAGGTCGACATGAACGAACGCGCCGTCACCGACGCGCTCGGCATCACCGGCGAGAAGGTGCAGAAGGTCAGCGAAGGCCTGCTGAACGCGATCCCCGAGGTGCTGCCGCTGAAGGCGCCGAAGTTCGAGAACCGCGGTGGCTCAGTGAGTTACACGATCAACAATCACCGCATCGGTGACGTGGTCCAGGTGCCCACGGAGAACGACAAGTACTACGTGGTGCTGGCCGACGGACTGCAGCAGGTATCGAAGCTGACCGCCGACATCATCCGGAACTCCAATCCGCAGATCTCCGAGGACACCCGCATCAGCCAGGCCGAGCGCACGGCCGCGGATGTCTCGCGGGCGCTGCAGGTCGAGGACTATCCGGCCGTCGCGCCGGAGTTGGTGCCGCAGGACGACCAGCTGGTCAGCTGCATGTCCTGGAAGCCCATCCCGGAAGCCGCCGACAACAAGGACGGCAAGCGCGCCGACCTCAATATCCTCACCGGCGTGAAGTTGCCGATCCCGGACAACGCCAAGACCGTCCCGCTGGCGCAGGCCGACGGCTCCGGCGCCAACGCCGACTCCGTCTATATCCCGCCGGCCACCGGCGCTTTCGTCCAGACCACCGGCATCGAACCAGACAGCCGGCGCAAGGACAGCATGTTCTACATCGCCGACACCGGCGTCCGCTTCGGCATCAAGAACGCCGACGCGCAGAAAGCCCTCGGCATGGATACCGATTCCGGCGTGAAGCCCGAACCGGCGCCCTGGCCGATCGTCGGATTGCTCGCCAACGGACCGACTTTGGGCCGCGAGGAAGCGATGGTCGCCCACGACGGCGTCGCGGCCGATCCCAACCCGGCGCAGCAGACCGTCGGCAAAGCCAGCGGCTGA
- the eccD gene encoding type VII secretion integral membrane protein EccD gives MTHARLDHIEEDSSRGIVRAPDLARVTILAKHTQVDMAIPVDVPVALVIPSVVDMVAQHSRSNDFDNEGERFEPAEWVLARIGHPPFSNSLSLGEHGVRDGELLMLESASHTAPVPLFDDIMYNVAIADADHYRSWTPKTARITGSVLAALTMIVGCLGLLMSPGSMPEWVSGSIALGVAILFVVAGMVLSRMYGDTSTSLVLGGCALPAAFTAGMLYVPDHYGWAHLLLGSVLLGATAVLAWRVTGVGLALFIGAATLAVYAVPAALVGLLTDQSTKAIGAVGAALGLMGLSLSPRISMLLSKLPLPPVPSPGTPIDPTEDDPDDHRALPTMEALRQKSERARMYLGGLVTATTLVTVVGALAGTDPGSKGAYWPGISLALVCAAVLMFRSRTYAGAEQAVVLIVGGASIVLIMLTGAGLEMEMPLAIFGAAMLILVVALILGIIIPNQEATPPMRRGVELLEYAFVAAVLPLVFWVASLYSLVRGL, from the coding sequence TTGACGCACGCGCGACTTGACCACATCGAAGAAGATTCCTCGCGCGGCATCGTCCGTGCGCCGGACTTGGCTCGGGTCACCATCCTGGCGAAGCACACCCAGGTGGATATGGCTATCCCGGTTGACGTGCCGGTCGCCCTCGTGATCCCCAGCGTCGTCGATATGGTTGCCCAGCACAGCCGTTCCAACGACTTCGACAACGAGGGCGAGCGTTTCGAGCCCGCCGAATGGGTGCTGGCCCGCATCGGGCATCCCCCGTTCTCCAACTCGCTGTCCCTCGGCGAGCACGGTGTCCGCGACGGCGAGCTGCTCATGCTCGAGTCGGCCTCGCACACCGCGCCGGTGCCGCTGTTCGACGACATCATGTACAACGTCGCGATCGCCGACGCCGACCACTACCGCAGCTGGACGCCGAAGACCGCGCGGATCACCGGTTCGGTGCTGGCGGCGCTCACGATGATTGTGGGCTGCCTCGGTCTGCTCATGTCACCGGGCTCGATGCCGGAATGGGTCAGCGGATCCATCGCACTGGGTGTGGCGATTCTGTTCGTCGTAGCCGGCATGGTGCTCAGCCGGATGTACGGCGACACTTCCACCTCGCTGGTCCTGGGCGGTTGCGCGCTGCCCGCGGCGTTCACGGCGGGCATGCTCTATGTCCCCGATCACTACGGCTGGGCGCATCTGCTGCTCGGCTCCGTGCTGCTGGGCGCGACGGCGGTCCTCGCCTGGCGCGTCACCGGTGTCGGGCTGGCGCTGTTCATCGGCGCGGCGACGCTCGCGGTCTACGCCGTTCCGGCCGCACTCGTGGGTCTGCTCACCGATCAGTCGACGAAGGCCATCGGCGCGGTCGGCGCGGCCCTCGGCCTCATGGGATTGTCGCTGTCACCGCGCATTTCGATGCTGCTTTCGAAGTTGCCGCTGCCGCCCGTGCCCTCCCCCGGCACCCCGATCGACCCGACCGAGGACGACCCGGACGACCACCGCGCGCTGCCCACGATGGAGGCGCTGCGCCAGAAGTCCGAACGCGCCCGCATGTACCTCGGCGGCCTGGTCACCGCGACCACGCTGGTCACCGTCGTCGGCGCGCTCGCCGGCACCGACCCGGGCTCGAAAGGCGCCTACTGGCCCGGCATCTCGCTCGCGCTGGTGTGCGCGGCGGTGCTGATGTTCCGCAGCCGCACCTACGCGGGCGCGGAGCAGGCCGTGGTGCTCATCGTCGGCGGCGCGTCCATCGTGCTGATCATGCTGACCGGCGCCGGCCTGGAAATGGAGATGCCGCTGGCCATCTTCGGCGCGGCCATGCTGATCCTGGTGGTCGCGCTGATCCTCGGCATCATCATCCCCAACCAGGAAGCCACCCCGCCCATGCGCCGCGGCGTAGAGCTGCTCGAATACGCCTTCGTGGCCGCCGTGCTGCCCCTGGTTTTCTGGGTGGCGTCGCTCTACTCCCTCGTGCGCGGGCTGTGA
- a CDS encoding VOC family protein, producing the protein MTASVVTIVYVNDAPAAARFYGDLLGMSPSFETPGYITFDLGPGADLALWSGQFENLAPDVPRTSEVCLAIDGGADQLDAIFNQWQSKGITILKKPHDAGFGRTFLAADPDGNRIRVAPRD; encoded by the coding sequence ATGACCGCATCCGTCGTGACCATCGTCTATGTGAACGATGCTCCTGCCGCTGCCCGCTTCTATGGTGACCTGCTCGGTATGAGCCCGTCGTTCGAGACTCCGGGATACATCACCTTCGACCTCGGCCCCGGTGCTGACCTGGCCTTGTGGTCAGGGCAGTTCGAGAATCTCGCCCCCGACGTCCCACGAACCAGCGAGGTCTGTCTCGCCATCGACGGTGGCGCCGACCAACTCGACGCCATCTTCAACCAGTGGCAATCCAAGGGCATCACGATCCTGAAAAAACCCCACGACGCGGGCTTCGGCCGCACGTTCCTCGCAGCCGATCCCGACGGAAACCGGATCCGCGTCGCACCGCGGGACTGA
- a CDS encoding helix-turn-helix transcriptional regulator — translation MTPDRFFSLMLLLGTRDAVTTSDLAAALGVSLRTITRDLNWLREAGFPVSAQRGRLGGVTVLPSTGLDLTRLTPGERDHLSLTGLDAKQREDLDASIESRRALAKITNVRRPRTEDLLPLAEVVHVDSRPWLQQRPDGTAPAALIGPLRRGRRLRIEYDSSRRRRRLDLVVDPYGLLAKAGIWYLIADCERVPRMYRLERITAWSETDRARQTRPDQTLAGVAAALTEQWAHDHVIEVTVTFDRTQLERAKWIFGQRLRQDGHEVTIEFLQLEDVRALLPFGKSVTVHGPPEAKAHLHDLANDLADHYRPS, via the coding sequence GTGACCCCGGACCGGTTCTTCTCTCTGATGCTGCTCCTGGGAACTCGGGATGCCGTGACCACCTCCGACCTGGCCGCAGCACTGGGGGTATCGCTTCGGACCATCACTCGGGACCTCAACTGGCTGCGGGAGGCCGGCTTCCCGGTGTCCGCACAACGTGGCCGACTGGGAGGCGTGACCGTTCTCCCCAGCACGGGACTCGACCTCACCCGCCTCACCCCGGGCGAACGCGACCACTTGTCGCTCACGGGACTGGATGCGAAGCAGCGCGAAGACCTCGATGCCTCGATCGAGAGCCGGCGCGCGCTCGCCAAGATCACCAACGTTCGGCGGCCCCGCACCGAGGATCTTCTCCCGCTCGCCGAGGTCGTACACGTGGACAGCCGCCCTTGGCTCCAGCAACGACCCGACGGGACGGCTCCGGCCGCGCTGATCGGTCCGCTGCGGCGCGGTCGACGGCTCCGGATCGAGTACGACAGTTCTCGCCGACGCAGGCGACTCGACCTGGTCGTGGACCCCTACGGGCTGCTGGCCAAGGCAGGTATCTGGTATCTGATCGCCGACTGCGAGCGGGTGCCGCGGATGTATCGCCTCGAACGCATCACGGCATGGTCGGAAACCGATCGTGCACGACAGACCCGGCCGGACCAGACCCTGGCCGGCGTCGCGGCGGCGCTCACCGAGCAGTGGGCGCACGACCACGTCATCGAAGTCACCGTTACTTTCGATCGGACACAGCTCGAACGAGCGAAGTGGATCTTCGGTCAACGACTTCGACAGGACGGCCACGAAGTCACAATCGAATTCCTGCAGCTGGAGGATGTGCGAGCGCTGCTGCCGTTCGGAAAGTCGGTCACCGTCCACGGCCCGCCCGAGGCCAAGGCTCACTTACACGACCTCGCCAACGACCTCGCCGACCATTACCGGCCGTCATGA